From Virgibacillus ihumii, the proteins below share one genomic window:
- a CDS encoding nucleotidyltransferase family protein, translated as MDLKNEKDILIVINEDDWMMDILTTAKSLNLPDWWVCAGFVRSKIWDILHGYSERTPMPDIDVIYFDDTNISETEEKKLERNLNNMHPNIPWSVKNEARMHLVNKIPSYSSSFDAISKFPETATSLGVKLDERNALTLAAPHGVDDLLNLEVKPTDYFKEDKERVAIYEERIAKKNWKSNWDKIKIQHIKSY; from the coding sequence ATGGACTTAAAGAATGAAAAGGACATTTTAATAGTAATTAATGAAGATGATTGGATGATGGATATTTTAACGACGGCAAAGTCACTGAATTTACCCGATTGGTGGGTGTGTGCTGGTTTTGTTCGTTCAAAAATTTGGGATATATTACATGGTTATAGCGAAAGGACACCTATGCCTGATATTGATGTAATTTATTTTGATGATACAAATATAAGTGAGACCGAAGAAAAAAAGCTTGAGCGAAATCTGAATAATATGCACCCTAATATACCTTGGTCTGTAAAGAATGAGGCAAGAATGCACCTTGTAAATAAAATTCCATCTTATTCATCGTCATTTGATGCTATATCCAAATTTCCAGAAACAGCAACATCCTTAGGCGTAAAATTGGATGAACGTAATGCTTTAACATTAGCTGCCCCACATGGAGTTGATGATCTTTTGAATTTAGAGGTAAAGCCAACCGATTATTTTAAAGAGGATAAGGAACGTGTTGCTATCTATGAGGAACGTATAGCAAAGAAAAATTGGAAATCAAATTGGGATAAGATTAAGATTCAGCATATTAAGTCATATTAA
- a CDS encoding pentapeptide repeat-containing protein: MFDDLKSDCKNCFGLCCVALPYTESADFPFNKDGGEPCRHLCSNNLCSIHDELRDKGFRGCVAYECFGAGQHVSQNIYKGEDWRKDPERAEEMFAVFPLVQQLHEMLWYLKQALILKETQSFHSSLQKMYEETVELTIKTSKEILEIDIVAHRNKVNAILIETSKLYRADLINKSKKKREKKFLDYLGANLKGLNLQGENFRGILMIAADLSHSDLRKADFIGADLRDAELSGANLKEALFLTQSQINSAKGDHHTQIPDYLEKPSHWLN; the protein is encoded by the coding sequence ATGTTTGATGACTTAAAATCAGATTGCAAGAATTGCTTTGGGTTATGCTGTGTAGCATTGCCTTATACAGAATCAGCTGATTTTCCGTTTAACAAAGACGGTGGAGAACCTTGCCGACATTTATGTTCAAATAATTTGTGTTCAATACATGACGAGTTAAGAGACAAAGGCTTTCGTGGTTGTGTAGCTTATGAGTGTTTTGGTGCTGGGCAGCATGTTTCACAAAATATTTATAAGGGTGAAGACTGGCGAAAAGACCCAGAACGTGCTGAAGAAATGTTTGCCGTATTTCCTCTTGTCCAACAATTGCATGAAATGCTTTGGTATCTGAAACAGGCTTTGATTTTAAAGGAAACCCAATCATTTCACTCTAGTCTACAAAAGATGTACGAAGAAACGGTTGAGTTAACCATAAAAACATCTAAAGAGATATTAGAAATAGATATTGTTGCACATAGAAACAAAGTGAACGCTATATTGATAGAGACAAGCAAATTATATCGTGCGGACCTTATTAATAAGAGTAAAAAGAAAAGGGAAAAGAAATTCTTGGATTACTTAGGGGCAAATCTAAAAGGGTTGAATTTACAAGGCGAAAATTTTAGAGGAATACTAATGATTGCAGCTGATTTAAGCCATAGTGATTTGAGAAAGGCTGATTTTATTGGGGCTGACCTTAGGGACGCAGAACTAAGTGGTGCTAACTTGAAAGAAGCTCTCTTTCTGACGCAGTCACAAATTAATTCAGCAAAAGGAGATCATCACACGCAAATTCCCGACTATTTAGAGAAACCAAGCCATTGGTTGAATTAA
- a CDS encoding type 1 glutamine amidotransferase domain-containing protein, with the protein MSRHIAVLVTDMVEEIELTDPVKAYKEAGHTVDIISNEAKKTINGKNGDEIQADRGIDEVNANDYDALLVPGGFSPDLLRINPKNSEFAKTFFQDNKPIFSICHGPQFLVNTDQLKGRELTSFVSVRKDLENAGATVKDEEVIVDGNLVTSRTPDDLPAFNRESLKLLEK; encoded by the coding sequence ATGAGTCGACACATTGCAGTCCTTGTAACAGACATGGTAGAAGAAATTGAATTAACTGATCCTGTGAAAGCTTACAAAGAGGCTGGGCATACGGTAGATATTATCAGTAATGAAGCAAAAAAAACCATCAATGGCAAAAATGGAGACGAAATACAAGCGGATAGAGGCATAGATGAAGTAAATGCAAACGATTATGATGCATTACTCGTACCTGGCGGGTTTTCTCCTGACTTACTACGTATTAATCCGAAGAATAGTGAGTTTGCGAAAACATTTTTCCAAGACAATAAACCCATATTTTCAATTTGCCATGGTCCACAGTTTCTCGTTAATACAGACCAACTAAAAGGTAGAGAGCTAACAAGTTTTGTTTCCGTAAGAAAAGACTTGGAAAATGCAGGAGCAACTGTAAAAGATGAAGAAGTAATCGTAGATGGAAACCTTGTAACAAGCAGAACACCTGATGATCTTCCTGCATTCAATCGCGAATCTCTAAAGCTTTTAGAAAAATAA